In the bacterium genome, one interval contains:
- a CDS encoding alpha/beta hydrolase has product MTDVTSIPAPSRRLLLLEGRALLELAALLPAYPVLRRAPAGDGHAVLVLPGLMASDFSTRALRRFLRDKGYQAHGWKQGRNLGPSEALIAAMVQRLTDVHRRSGRRVSLIGWSLGGIYARELARAMPDLVRQVITLASPFRDLDAVNVPRFLQGRARRRNPVGDDALVRARLRAPLPVPTTAIFSHSDGITAGESCRADAAPRTENLEVESSHLGIGHHPVVLLTIADRLAQPEGSWRPFVPPRGWRFPLVPRVVA; this is encoded by the coding sequence ATGACGGACGTCACATCGATTCCCGCTCCCTCGCGCCGGCTGTTGCTGCTCGAGGGGCGAGCGCTGCTCGAGCTGGCGGCGCTGCTGCCGGCCTACCCGGTGCTGCGCCGCGCCCCGGCCGGCGACGGCCATGCGGTGCTCGTCCTGCCCGGCCTGATGGCGAGCGACTTCTCCACCCGCGCGTTGCGCCGCTTCCTGCGCGACAAGGGGTACCAGGCGCACGGCTGGAAGCAGGGCCGCAACCTGGGGCCATCAGAGGCGCTGATCGCGGCCATGGTCCAGCGGCTGACGGACGTCCACCGCCGCAGCGGCCGCCGCGTCAGTCTCATCGGCTGGAGCCTGGGCGGCATCTACGCCCGCGAGCTGGCGCGCGCCATGCCGGACCTGGTGCGGCAGGTGATCACCCTCGCCAGCCCCTTCCGCGACCTCGACGCGGTGAACGTGCCGCGCTTTCTCCAGGGCCGGGCGCGCCGCCGCAACCCGGTGGGCGACGATGCCCTGGTGCGCGCCCGCCTGCGGGCGCCGCTGCCGGTGCCGACGACGGCGATCTTCAGCCACAGCGACGGCATCACCGCCGGCGAGAGCTGTCGCGCCGACGCCGCGCCGCGCACCGAGAACCTCGAGGTCGAGAGCAGCCATCTCGGCATCGGCCACCACCCGGTGGTGCTGCTGACCATCGCCGACCGGCTGGCGCAGCCGGAAGGGTCCTGGCGCCCCTTCGTACCGCCGCGCGGCTGGCGCTTCCCGCTGGTGCCGCGGGTCGTCGCGTAG